From Caballeronia insecticola, a single genomic window includes:
- a CDS encoding NUDIX hydrolase gives MKSDTWAPHVTVAAIIERDGRFLVIEEHTSAGLRINQPAGHLEAGETLAEAVIRETFEETAHRFEPEALVGAYMTHFARPGGDVTYLRFTFCGKSAGEESGRSLDEGIVRAMWLTADELRASAQRHRTPLVMKCVDDYLSGRRVPLDFIHTHSVAPVVRA, from the coding sequence ATGAAATCAGACACTTGGGCCCCCCACGTCACGGTGGCGGCGATCATCGAGCGCGACGGGCGCTTTCTCGTGATCGAGGAGCACACGTCGGCGGGACTCAGAATCAACCAACCGGCCGGTCATCTGGAAGCGGGCGAGACGCTCGCCGAAGCGGTGATCCGCGAGACGTTCGAGGAAACGGCGCATCGCTTCGAGCCCGAGGCGCTCGTCGGCGCATATATGACGCACTTCGCGCGGCCGGGCGGCGACGTCACGTATCTGCGCTTCACGTTCTGCGGCAAGTCGGCCGGCGAAGAGAGCGGGCGTTCGCTCGACGAAGGCATCGTGCGCGCGATGTGGCTCACCGCCGATGAATTGCGCGCGTCGGCACAGCGGCACCGGACGCCGCTCGTGATGAAGTGTGTCGACGATTACCTGTCCGGGCGGCGCGTGCCGCTCGATTTCATTCATACGCATTCGGTCGCGCCGGTGGTGCGGGCCTGA
- the mnmA gene encoding tRNA 2-thiouridine(34) synthase MnmA, whose translation MSKRRVVVGMSGGVDSSVTAWLLKEQGYDVVGLFMKNWEDDDDGEYCSTRQDWIDVVSVADLLGIDVEAVNFAAEYKDRVFAEFLREYSAGRTPNPDVLCNAEIKFKAFLDHAMSLGAETIATGHYARVREQDGLFQLLKATDSTKDQSYFLHRLNQAQLSKTLFPLGEIPKTKVREIAAQIGLPNAKKKDSTGICFIGERPFREFLNRYLPTKPGPMKTAEGKIVGEHIGLAFYTFGQRKGIGIGGAKDGSGEPWFVAGKDMASNTLYVVQGHDHPWLLSESLVAGNTSWVAGFAPEEGVTCGAKTRYRQQDAACHFAREADGRFVLHFDDAQWAVTPGQSAVLYQGDVCLGGGIIEQATAGQDTTQAAALSTAR comes from the coding sequence ATGAGCAAGCGAAGAGTGGTGGTGGGCATGTCGGGCGGCGTCGATTCGTCGGTCACGGCGTGGCTCCTGAAGGAACAAGGCTATGACGTCGTCGGCCTCTTCATGAAGAACTGGGAAGACGACGACGACGGCGAATATTGCTCGACCCGGCAGGACTGGATCGACGTGGTGTCGGTCGCGGATCTGCTCGGCATCGACGTCGAAGCGGTCAACTTCGCCGCCGAATACAAGGACCGCGTGTTCGCGGAGTTCCTGCGCGAGTACTCGGCGGGCCGCACGCCCAATCCGGACGTGCTGTGCAACGCCGAGATCAAGTTCAAGGCGTTCCTCGATCACGCGATGTCGCTCGGCGCGGAAACCATCGCGACGGGTCATTACGCACGCGTGCGCGAGCAGGACGGACTCTTCCAGTTGCTCAAGGCGACGGATTCGACCAAGGATCAGTCGTACTTTTTGCATCGGCTGAATCAGGCGCAGTTGTCGAAGACGCTGTTTCCGCTCGGCGAAATCCCGAAGACGAAGGTGCGCGAAATCGCGGCGCAGATCGGACTGCCGAACGCGAAGAAGAAGGATTCGACCGGCATCTGCTTCATCGGCGAGCGGCCGTTTCGCGAGTTCCTCAACCGTTACCTGCCGACGAAACCCGGCCCGATGAAGACGGCCGAAGGCAAGATCGTCGGCGAGCATATCGGGCTTGCGTTCTACACGTTCGGTCAGCGCAAGGGCATCGGCATCGGCGGCGCGAAGGACGGCAGCGGCGAGCCGTGGTTCGTCGCGGGCAAGGACATGGCGAGCAACACGCTGTATGTCGTGCAGGGGCACGATCACCCGTGGTTGCTGTCGGAGTCGCTCGTCGCGGGCAACACGAGCTGGGTGGCGGGTTTTGCGCCGGAAGAGGGCGTGACGTGCGGCGCCAAGACGCGCTATCGCCAGCAGGACGCGGCGTGCCACTTCGCGCGCGAGGCCGACGGACGTTTCGTGCTTCATTTCGACGATGCGCAGTGGGCCGTCACGCCGGGGCAATCGGCGGTGCTGTATCAGGGCGATGTGTGTCTGGGCGGCGGCATCATCGAACAGGCAACGGCAGGGCAGGACACCACGCAGGCGGCGGCGCTCTCGACCGCGCGCTGA
- a CDS encoding TetR/AcrR family transcriptional regulator codes for MDKNTVREALLDHAQSLLMTRGYNGFSYRDLSELVGVKTSSIHYYFPTKEDLALEAVNAYSADVMSSIYAIDSSASADKKLDRYTKLFGRIIGGGNQICLCGMLASDIESLPEKVRHAVQSFFKANENWLAKVLAEGEAQDTLDAGGKPEAAARVLYAAFQGSLLACRLFQTRTRLDEVANTVRR; via the coding sequence ATGGACAAGAACACCGTACGCGAGGCGCTGCTGGACCATGCGCAGTCACTCTTGATGACGCGCGGCTATAACGGTTTCAGCTATCGCGACTTGTCCGAATTGGTCGGAGTGAAGACCTCCAGCATCCACTATTACTTCCCGACGAAGGAAGATCTCGCGCTCGAAGCGGTGAATGCGTACAGCGCGGACGTGATGTCGTCTATCTACGCGATCGACAGTTCGGCCTCGGCGGACAAGAAACTCGATCGCTATACGAAGCTGTTCGGGCGGATTATCGGCGGGGGAAATCAGATCTGCCTGTGCGGCATGCTCGCGTCGGACATCGAATCGTTGCCGGAGAAGGTGCGCCACGCCGTGCAATCGTTCTTCAAGGCCAACGAAAACTGGCTGGCGAAGGTACTGGCCGAAGGCGAAGCGCAAGACACGCTCGACGCCGGCGGAAAACCCGAAGCCGCCGCGCGCGTGCTGTACGCCGCGTTCCAGGGCAGCTTGCTGGCGTGCCGTCTTTTTCAGACACGAACGCGTCTGGACGAAGTGGCGAATACGGTCCGGCGGTAG
- a CDS encoding alpha/beta hydrolase has translation MKQRNAAVLAIAVAAVLSYSAAQAETRAPVPEPTTQHFIDALAASKAPPIYTLSPADARNVLAGAQTQPVKKQAANIEDRVIEAGPTGKIALRIVRPEHAKGALPVIMYFHGGGWVLGDKNTHDRLVREIANGAQATVVFVDYDRSPETKYPVPIEQAYAATRYVADHAKAFNVDASRMAVAGDSVGGNMTAAVTLLAKERGGPALRAQVLFYPVTDASFDDGSYTEFANGPWLTRDAMKWFWDAYAPNAADRAKITASPLRASLDELKGLPPALVITDENDVLRDEGEAYGRKLSQAGVPVTSVRYNGTIHDFVMLNALAETPATRAAIAQANATLKAALRK, from the coding sequence ATGAAACAGCGCAATGCCGCAGTTCTCGCCATCGCCGTCGCAGCCGTGTTGTCCTATTCCGCCGCTCAGGCGGAAACCCGCGCGCCGGTGCCCGAACCGACGACGCAGCACTTCATCGATGCGCTCGCGGCCAGCAAAGCGCCGCCGATTTACACGCTGTCGCCCGCCGACGCCCGCAACGTGCTTGCCGGCGCGCAGACGCAGCCGGTGAAGAAGCAGGCTGCGAATATCGAAGACCGTGTGATCGAAGCCGGTCCGACAGGCAAAATCGCGCTGCGCATCGTGCGCCCCGAGCATGCGAAGGGCGCGCTGCCGGTCATCATGTATTTTCACGGCGGCGGCTGGGTGTTGGGCGACAAGAATACGCACGACCGTCTGGTGCGCGAGATCGCGAACGGCGCGCAGGCGACGGTCGTGTTCGTGGACTATGACCGTTCGCCGGAAACGAAGTATCCCGTGCCGATCGAACAGGCGTATGCCGCGACGCGCTACGTCGCCGATCACGCGAAGGCGTTCAATGTCGATGCGTCGCGCATGGCGGTGGCGGGCGACAGCGTCGGCGGCAACATGACGGCCGCCGTCACGCTGCTCGCGAAGGAGCGCGGCGGTCCGGCGCTGCGCGCGCAGGTGCTCTTTTACCCGGTGACGGACGCCAGTTTCGACGACGGCTCATACACCGAATTCGCCAACGGCCCGTGGCTCACCCGCGACGCAATGAAATGGTTCTGGGACGCTTACGCGCCGAACGCCGCCGATCGCGCGAAGATCACGGCGTCGCCGTTGCGCGCGAGTCTCGATGAACTGAAGGGCTTGCCGCCGGCGCTCGTCATCACCGATGAAAACGACGTCCTGCGCGACGAAGGCGAGGCTTACGGGCGCAAGCTGTCGCAAGCGGGCGTGCCGGTCACGTCGGTGCGTTACAACGGCACGATTCACGACTTCGTGATGCTCAACGCGCTGGCCGAAACGCCCGCGACGCGCGCGGCCATCGCGCAGGCGAACGCGACGTTGAAGGCTGCATTGAGAAAGTAA
- a CDS encoding glutathione S-transferase N-terminal domain-containing protein: protein MMKLIGSHTSPFVRKVRIVMAEKKIDCELVLEDVWASDSKIHEYNPLGKVPCLVLDDGEAVFDSRVICEFVDTLTPVGKLLPQERRERTEVRCWEALADGMLEAAVLIRLEGTLREEAHRSEAWLARQRLKVEDGLRAMSRGLGSKQWCSANRFTLADIACGCALGYLDLRMPDLNWRDAHPNLDKLYVRLAQRQSFVDTVPVL from the coding sequence ATGATGAAACTGATCGGTTCGCACACCAGCCCGTTCGTCCGCAAGGTGCGTATCGTCATGGCGGAAAAGAAGATCGATTGTGAACTGGTGCTCGAGGACGTCTGGGCATCCGATTCGAAGATTCACGAGTACAACCCGCTCGGCAAGGTCCCGTGTCTGGTCCTCGACGACGGCGAAGCCGTGTTCGATTCGCGCGTGATCTGCGAATTCGTCGACACGCTCACGCCCGTCGGCAAGCTGCTGCCGCAGGAGCGCCGCGAGCGCACCGAAGTGCGTTGCTGGGAAGCCCTCGCCGACGGCATGCTCGAAGCCGCCGTGCTGATCCGTCTCGAAGGCACGTTGCGCGAAGAGGCGCATCGCAGCGAGGCGTGGCTCGCGCGTCAGCGGCTCAAGGTGGAAGACGGCCTGCGCGCGATGTCGCGCGGACTCGGCTCGAAGCAATGGTGTTCGGCGAACCGCTTTACCCTCGCGGATATCGCCTGCGGCTGCGCGCTCGGCTATCTCGATCTGCGGATGCCGGACCTGAACTGGCGCGACGCCCACCCGAATCTCGACAAGTTGTACGTGCGGCTCGCGCAGCGCCAATCGTTCGTGGATACCGTGCCGGTGCTCTGA
- a CDS encoding PqiC family protein has product MKFGALMTTLGAAALLAACASPTSRFYTLGGGEARPVPSTPAAFFFELAPVDMPQQVARNQLVVQTSPAQVQVLEENRWASLPADEVRRALSADLTQQLGAIDVYNTPHPESVPVYRVKVNVQRFESWPDSQAVIDAVWSVHAVGSDAVLTCRTVAQERVGSGYDALVGGHRKAVDELASAISAGMRSLASLPRTAAGVSGVSGAAAASSKGKAGASVKPAAAPVLPCPSASAAATASAQ; this is encoded by the coding sequence ATGAAGTTCGGCGCGTTGATGACGACCCTTGGCGCGGCCGCGCTGCTCGCCGCCTGCGCTTCGCCGACGAGCCGTTTCTACACGCTCGGCGGCGGCGAGGCACGGCCGGTGCCGTCCACGCCGGCCGCGTTCTTTTTCGAACTGGCGCCCGTCGACATGCCGCAGCAGGTTGCGCGCAATCAGCTGGTCGTGCAGACGAGTCCGGCGCAGGTTCAGGTGCTCGAGGAGAACCGCTGGGCGTCGCTGCCCGCCGATGAAGTGCGGCGCGCGCTGTCCGCCGATCTCACGCAGCAACTCGGCGCGATCGATGTCTACAACACGCCGCATCCGGAATCGGTGCCGGTGTATCGCGTGAAGGTGAATGTGCAGCGTTTCGAGTCGTGGCCCGATTCGCAGGCGGTGATCGACGCCGTGTGGAGCGTGCACGCCGTCGGCTCGGACGCCGTGCTGACCTGCCGGACCGTTGCGCAGGAGCGCGTCGGCTCGGGGTATGACGCGCTCGTCGGCGGACATCGGAAGGCAGTGGACGAGCTTGCGTCCGCGATTTCAGCGGGCATGCGCAGCCTGGCTTCGTTGCCTCGGACGGCGGCGGGCGTGTCGGGTGTTTCGGGTGCGGCGGCTGCGTCGTCGAAGGGCAAGGCGGGCGCGAGTGTCAAGCCCGCCGCCGCGCCGGTCTTGCCGTGTCCGTCCGCGAGCGCGGCGGCGACTGCCAGCGCGCAATGA
- a CDS encoding PqiB family protein, which yields MTDARGPNDPKQPAPPVPANTGGDGRQGGGLPPNLPEPTIEPRSRWLPSLVWVIPLVAALIGVILVVKTVSSRGPTVTISFVSAEGLEPGKTKVKFKDVDIGTVKTITLSKDHSRVLVDVLLTKEATDFAVKDTRFWVVRPRVAASGVTGLSTLLSGAYIGVDAGKSTDDQTYFVGLETPPAVTGDQKGHTFTLHGESLGSLDIGSPVYYRRVQVGQVVAFSLDKDGTGVTLQVFVTAPYDQYIGTNSRWWHASGVDLRLDSSGFTLNTQSLATVVLGGIAFQTPPNQQSGPQAQNNATFRLASDQADAMRDPDGQAVHVVMNFNQSLRGLSVGAPVDFRGIVLGQVTGIGVRYDSKSHAFMMPVTIDLYPDRLGRRAKQALPEQGTSASQDMLQLLVKRGLRGQLRTGNLLTSQLYVALDFFPKAPPATVTASTDPIELPTVPNTLDELQLQIADIARKIDKIPFDQIGANLNGSLKNANALFDRLDKEVIPEMRDTLTEAKKTFNQAQSTLQSDSPIQSDTRQAMQELTRTLQSLNALADYLERHPESLLRGKSGDKP from the coding sequence ATGACTGACGCCCGAGGTCCGAACGACCCGAAGCAGCCAGCACCGCCCGTCCCTGCCAACACCGGCGGCGACGGACGCCAGGGCGGCGGCCTGCCGCCGAATCTGCCCGAGCCGACAATCGAGCCGCGCAGCCGCTGGCTGCCGTCGCTCGTCTGGGTCATTCCGCTCGTCGCGGCGCTGATCGGCGTGATTCTCGTCGTCAAGACCGTGTCGAGCCGGGGACCGACCGTCACGATCAGCTTCGTCAGCGCCGAAGGGCTCGAGCCAGGCAAGACCAAGGTGAAGTTCAAGGACGTCGATATCGGCACGGTCAAGACCATCACGCTGTCGAAGGACCATTCGCGCGTGCTCGTCGACGTGCTGCTCACCAAGGAAGCCACCGATTTCGCCGTGAAAGACACGCGCTTCTGGGTCGTGCGTCCGCGCGTGGCGGCAAGCGGCGTGACCGGGCTCTCGACGTTGCTGTCGGGCGCGTACATCGGCGTCGATGCCGGTAAATCGACCGACGATCAGACCTACTTCGTCGGGCTGGAGACGCCACCCGCGGTCACCGGCGACCAGAAGGGCCACACTTTCACGCTGCACGGCGAATCGCTCGGCTCGCTCGACATCGGCTCGCCGGTCTATTACCGGCGCGTGCAGGTCGGGCAGGTCGTCGCGTTCTCGCTCGACAAGGACGGCACCGGCGTCACGCTGCAAGTGTTCGTCACCGCGCCGTACGATCAGTACATCGGCACCAATTCGCGCTGGTGGCACGCGAGCGGCGTCGATCTGCGGCTCGATTCGAGCGGCTTCACGCTGAACACGCAATCGCTGGCTACGGTCGTGCTGGGCGGCATCGCGTTCCAGACGCCGCCGAACCAGCAGTCCGGCCCGCAGGCGCAGAACAACGCGACGTTCCGGCTCGCCTCCGATCAGGCCGACGCGATGCGCGACCCGGACGGTCAGGCGGTGCACGTCGTGATGAACTTCAATCAGTCGCTGCGCGGTCTGTCGGTCGGCGCGCCGGTCGATTTCCGCGGCATCGTGCTGGGTCAGGTCACGGGCATCGGCGTGCGATACGACTCGAAGTCGCATGCGTTCATGATGCCGGTCACGATCGATCTCTATCCCGATCGCCTGGGCAGGCGCGCGAAACAGGCGTTGCCGGAGCAAGGCACGTCGGCGAGTCAGGACATGCTGCAACTGCTCGTGAAGCGCGGCTTGCGCGGCCAGTTGCGCACCGGCAACCTGCTGACGAGCCAGTTGTATGTGGCGCTCGACTTCTTCCCGAAAGCGCCGCCTGCAACCGTCACGGCGAGCACCGATCCGATCGAGCTGCCCACGGTTCCGAACACGCTCGACGAGCTGCAACTGCAGATCGCCGATATCGCGCGCAAGATCGACAAGATTCCGTTCGACCAGATCGGCGCGAACCTGAACGGCTCGCTCAAGAACGCCAACGCGCTGTTCGACAGGCTCGACAAGGAAGTCATCCCCGAGATGCGCGACACGCTCACGGAGGCGAAGAAGACCTTCAACCAGGCGCAGTCGACGCTGCAATCGGACTCGCCGATTCAATCGGACACGCGTCAGGCGATGCAGGAACTCACGCGCACGCTTCAATCGCTCAATGCGCTCGCGGACTATCTGGAACGCCATCCGGAATCGCTGCTGCGCGGTAAATCGGGAGACAAACCATGA
- a CDS encoding paraquat-inducible protein A yields MSEPVESVEPVEPAPEAHYTTASRANVVACHACGLVQPLARTIERQRCTRCDAVVHRRHPDSIARTWALLISAAILYIPANLFPIMHTSSILGSEDDTILSGVALFWNDGDYPLAAVIFIASILVPMLKLVTLGFLVISVQRRSVWRPRQRTTLFRIVEGIGRWSMLDVFVITLTIALVRFKSLAVITPGPGALAFACVVVLTMIASMQFDPRLMWDNIEPSGKKYD; encoded by the coding sequence GTGAGCGAACCCGTCGAATCGGTCGAACCCGTCGAACCTGCGCCCGAGGCGCATTACACGACGGCGTCGCGCGCGAACGTCGTCGCGTGTCATGCGTGCGGACTCGTGCAGCCGCTCGCGCGCACCATCGAGAGACAGCGCTGCACGCGCTGCGACGCGGTCGTGCACCGGCGTCATCCGGACAGCATCGCGCGCACGTGGGCGCTGCTCATCAGCGCGGCGATTCTCTATATCCCGGCGAATCTGTTTCCGATCATGCACACATCGTCGATTCTCGGCTCCGAGGACGACACCATTCTGAGCGGCGTCGCGCTCTTCTGGAACGACGGCGACTATCCGCTCGCGGCGGTGATTTTCATCGCCAGCATTCTCGTGCCGATGCTCAAGCTCGTGACGCTCGGCTTTCTTGTCATCAGCGTGCAGCGGCGCTCGGTCTGGCGTCCGCGTCAGCGCACGACGCTGTTTCGCATCGTCGAGGGCATCGGCCGCTGGTCGATGCTCGATGTCTTCGTGATCACGCTCACGATCGCGCTCGTGCGCTTCAAGTCGCTCGCCGTCATCACACCGGGGCCGGGCGCGCTCGCGTTCGCGTGTGTCGTCGTGCTGACGATGATCGCTTCCATGCAATTCGACCCGCGCCTCATGTGGGACAACATCGAACCATCAGGAAAGAAATATGACTGA
- a CDS encoding paraquat-inducible protein A: MNANEPDDLIACHECDALFKKRELPHRTSAKCPRCGSLLYRSISSNLDKICAMTLAALVTFVIAQGFPIVELDANGLTSETTLIGAIVALWNEQMEVMAVLVFCSTILFPLCELIALLYVLLPLRAGYVPAGFNGLLRMIQFVRPWGMIEVFMLGVLVTLVKMVSIARVIPEAALFAFGALTLMFAVVMSFDPRALWDIASRLGPREPTRRGAAKPIPTDARQKS; the protein is encoded by the coding sequence ATGAACGCGAACGAACCGGACGATCTGATCGCGTGTCACGAATGCGACGCGCTGTTCAAAAAACGTGAGTTGCCTCACCGCACGTCGGCGAAATGTCCGCGCTGCGGGTCGCTGCTCTATCGAAGCATTTCATCGAACCTCGACAAAATTTGTGCGATGACGCTGGCCGCGCTGGTCACGTTCGTCATTGCGCAGGGCTTTCCTATCGTCGAGCTGGACGCCAACGGGCTCACGTCGGAGACCACGCTCATCGGCGCGATCGTCGCGTTGTGGAACGAGCAGATGGAAGTCATGGCCGTGCTCGTCTTCTGCTCGACGATCCTGTTCCCGCTGTGCGAGCTGATCGCGCTGCTCTACGTGCTGCTGCCGCTGCGCGCGGGCTACGTTCCGGCGGGCTTCAACGGGCTCTTGCGCATGATCCAGTTCGTGCGGCCGTGGGGCATGATCGAAGTGTTCATGCTCGGCGTGCTCGTCACGCTCGTGAAGATGGTCAGCATCGCGCGCGTGATTCCCGAAGCGGCGCTCTTCGCTTTCGGCGCGCTGACGCTGATGTTCGCGGTCGTCATGAGCTTCGATCCGCGCGCGCTGTGGGACATCGCAAGCCGGCTCGGGCCGCGCGAACCGACGCGACGCGGCGCCGCCAAGCCCATCCCAACCGACGCGAGGCAGAAATCGTGA
- a CDS encoding cytochrome b: MESSARIATAAPEQSYSATAIGLHWLIALLIVCGFYLGWIMTDIPGITPTKLKYFSWHKWIGVTVFALAVLRLLWRATHRAPAMPGDMPRWQQGAAHLTHFLLYALMLVIPASGYLYSSAAGLQVVYLGVLPLPTIIGPDKALKATLRIVHIALNYTLLFFVVMHVLAALKHHFVDRDGLLGRMLPFLR, from the coding sequence ATGGAAAGCAGCGCACGCATCGCGACGGCCGCGCCGGAGCAAAGCTATAGCGCCACGGCGATCGGTCTGCACTGGCTGATCGCGTTGTTGATCGTGTGCGGTTTCTACCTCGGCTGGATCATGACCGACATTCCGGGCATCACGCCGACCAAGCTCAAGTATTTCTCGTGGCACAAGTGGATCGGCGTGACGGTGTTCGCGCTCGCCGTGCTGCGCCTGCTGTGGCGCGCCACCCATCGCGCGCCCGCGATGCCCGGCGACATGCCGCGCTGGCAGCAGGGCGCGGCGCATCTCACGCACTTTCTGCTGTACGCGCTGATGCTCGTGATTCCCGCATCGGGCTATCTGTACAGTTCGGCGGCGGGCCTGCAGGTCGTCTATCTCGGCGTGCTGCCGTTGCCGACGATCATTGGACCGGACAAGGCGTTGAAGGCCACATTGCGCATCGTGCATATCGCGCTGAACTATACGCTGCTGTTTTTCGTCGTCATGCATGTGCTCGCTGCGCTGAAGCACCATTTCGTCGATAGAGACGGTTTGCTCGGCCGTATGCTGCCGTTTCTTCGTTGA
- a CDS encoding YceI family protein, whose translation MKVKLNRWMLATAASLALVAAAHAQVDMSKSSVVATSKQMNVPTDGKFNKFTAQIAFDPAKPAAGTANITIDTGSYDLGDDEYNKQVRGAEWFDAGKFPTATFVSSAIAPAGANKYNVTGKITIKGKSQTVTVPVTVTQQGATETFDGALPIKRTQFDVGTGEWKDTSIVADDVVIKFHIVAAKK comes from the coding sequence ATGAAAGTGAAACTCAATCGTTGGATGCTGGCCACGGCGGCGTCGCTTGCGCTGGTTGCGGCGGCGCATGCGCAGGTGGACATGAGCAAGAGCTCGGTGGTCGCCACATCGAAACAGATGAACGTGCCCACCGACGGCAAGTTCAACAAGTTCACCGCGCAGATCGCGTTCGATCCGGCGAAGCCCGCGGCGGGCACGGCGAACATCACGATCGACACCGGCAGCTACGACTTAGGCGACGACGAATACAACAAGCAAGTGCGCGGCGCGGAATGGTTCGATGCGGGCAAGTTCCCGACCGCCACGTTCGTCTCCAGCGCGATCGCGCCGGCCGGCGCCAACAAATACAACGTGACCGGCAAGATCACGATCAAGGGCAAGTCGCAGACCGTGACGGTACCGGTGACGGTCACGCAACAGGGCGCGACCGAAACCTTCGACGGCGCGTTGCCGATCAAGCGCACCCAGTTCGATGTCGGAACGGGTGAGTGGAAGGATACGTCGATCGTCGCGGACGACGTCGTCATCAAGTTTCATATCGTCGCCGCCAAAAAATAA
- a CDS encoding YceI family protein yields the protein MSFGTSVNAFAADTYKLDPNHTYPSFEADHFGGVSTWRGKFNKSSGEVVLDRAAKTGTVNVTIDITSIDTGNDKLNEHLQKDEFFDAAKFPTAQYKGTSIKFDGDTPSEVVGTLTMHGVTKPLNLKIEHFKCFVNPMMKKEVCGVEATTTFDRGDFGMDYGKAYGFSLKTVLHIQAEGVKQ from the coding sequence ATGTCTTTCGGCACCTCGGTGAATGCATTCGCCGCCGACACGTACAAGCTCGACCCGAACCACACGTATCCGAGCTTCGAGGCCGACCACTTCGGCGGCGTGTCGACGTGGCGCGGCAAGTTCAACAAGAGCAGCGGCGAAGTCGTGCTCGATCGTGCGGCCAAGACCGGCACGGTGAACGTGACGATCGACATCACGTCGATCGACACCGGTAACGACAAGCTCAACGAGCATCTGCAGAAGGACGAATTCTTCGATGCCGCCAAGTTCCCGACCGCGCAATACAAGGGCACGTCGATCAAGTTCGACGGCGACACGCCGAGCGAAGTAGTCGGCACGCTGACGATGCACGGCGTGACCAAGCCGCTCAATCTGAAGATCGAGCACTTCAAGTGCTTCGTGAACCCGATGATGAAGAAGGAAGTGTGCGGCGTGGAAGCAACCACCACGTTCGACCGCGGCGACTTCGGCATGGATTACGGCAAGGCGTATGGGTTCAGCCTGAAGACGGTGCTGCATATTCAGGCTGAAGGCGTGAAGCAGTAA
- the secF gene encoding protein translocase subunit SecF, which yields MEFFRIRRDIPFMERALIFNVISFVTFLAAVFFLVHKGLHLSVEFTGGTVVEVQYPQAVSPEPVRTTMAKLGYGDAQVQNFGTSRDVLIRLPLKQGLTSAQQSDQVMTALKADNPQVSLQRVEFVGPQVGKELVTNGLLALACVVVGIVIYLSFRFEWKYAVAGVIANLHDVVIILGFFAFFQWEFSLSVLAAILAVLGYSVNESVVIFDRIRETFRKQRKMSVIEVIDHAITSTMSRTIITHGCTEMMVLSMFFFGGPTLHYFALALTVGILFGIYSSVFVAAALAMWFGVKREDLVKDKKDKFDPNDPNAGAQV from the coding sequence ATGGAATTCTTCCGTATTCGTCGCGACATCCCGTTCATGGAACGCGCGTTGATTTTCAACGTGATTTCGTTCGTGACGTTCCTCGCGGCCGTATTTTTCCTCGTGCACAAAGGGCTGCATCTGTCGGTGGAATTCACCGGCGGGACGGTCGTCGAGGTGCAGTATCCGCAAGCTGTATCGCCCGAACCCGTGCGCACGACCATGGCGAAGCTCGGCTATGGCGATGCGCAGGTGCAGAACTTCGGCACGTCGCGCGACGTGCTGATTCGCCTGCCGCTCAAGCAAGGGCTGACGTCGGCGCAGCAGAGCGATCAGGTCATGACCGCGCTCAAGGCCGACAATCCGCAGGTGAGCCTGCAGCGCGTCGAGTTCGTCGGGCCGCAGGTGGGCAAGGAACTCGTGACGAACGGTCTGCTCGCGCTGGCGTGCGTGGTGGTCGGCATCGTGATCTATCTGTCGTTCCGCTTCGAGTGGAAGTACGCGGTCGCGGGCGTGATCGCGAATCTGCACGACGTGGTGATCATTCTCGGCTTCTTCGCGTTCTTCCAGTGGGAGTTCTCGCTCTCCGTGCTCGCGGCAATTCTCGCGGTGCTCGGCTATTCGGTGAACGAGTCGGTGGTTATCTTCGACCGGATTCGTGAAACCTTCCGCAAGCAGCGCAAGATGTCCGTGATCGAAGTGATCGACCACGCTATTACGAGCACGATGTCGCGAACCATCATCACGCACGGCTGTACGGAAATGATGGTGCTGTCGATGTTCTTCTTCGGCGGTCCGACGCTGCACTACTTCGCGCTGGCGCTGACGGTGGGTATCTTGTTCGGTATTTACTCGTCCGTGTTCGTCGCGGCGGCGCTCGCCATGTGGTTCGGCGTGAAGCGCGAAGATCTCGTGAAAGACAAGAAGGACAAGTTCGATCCGAACGATCCGAATGCGGGCGCGCAGGTTTGA